The nucleotide sequence GGTGACCGCCGTGATCGCGACATCAGCGAGTGCGGCGATGGGGGAGCCGGGCGTGCAGGCGACGGCGATGGTCGCCGCACCGAGCGAGCGCGCGTAGTCGAGGCCGCCGACGACGTAGGGCGTGCGACCCGAAGCTGCGATGCCGCAGAGCACGTCTGAAGAGCTAAGGCCTCGTTCTCTGAGAGCCTCCTGTGCGAGCGTGAGGGAATCTTCCGCTCCCTCCTGTGCACGGAAGACAGCATTCATACCGCCCGCGATGACGCCCTGTACGAGTTCGGGATTTGTGCCGAAGGTCGGCGGGCATTCGACGGCATCGAGAATGCCGAGCCTGCCTGACGTGCCTGCGCCTAGATAAAAAAGGCGGCCGCCTTTCTTTAGACGAACCGCAATGATTTCCACCGCCCGGGCAATCATGGGCAGGGCGTTTTCCACAGCCTCGAAGACTTTCCTGTCCTCATCATGGATGGTGCGCAGCATGTCGGAAACAGAAAGCTCGTCGATGTGAAGCGTCGCCGCATTGCGTTGCTCCGTCGTGAGCCTGTCAAGATCGATCATGAAGGCAAAGCACCTCGAATTCTTTTTTATCGTTGAGAAGGAATTTAGACTACACGCACAAACGTCCGCTTTGCAGATATTGTGCGCTGTCTTTCATGAAAGTTACCCAATCGGTTTGCGCCTTCGGTTTGACTTCTTGGGATTCATGGTTAAAGAACCAACCTTCTTCAACTTCTTTATTTTGACATAAAAGACGGAAATCCTCTTTTCCTCACAAAGAATTATCAAAAAAGTTCAATAAATTTTTGATAAGAACGTAATGTAAAATTTTTCTGAGAAAATCCTCAGGAACCTAGTCAATCGGTCTGCGCCTTTTGGGCTTGACCTCTTGGGGGTTCACGCTATGGTAAAGAAAGTAGAATAAATCCGGCAATTCCTAAAACCGCAAAGCAACTCCCGCAAGTTTTCGATAGCAGAAGTCGCTTTGCAATCTTATGAAGCTAGAACCATCTTTATATGGAAAAGCAGGCGTTATTCGAAAGTCTGCTTCACCTTGCAACGAAGCGATAAGTGTGTTCGTCTTCCGTCACGACGCGCTTGTCGGATTTTGAAAGGAAGCCCGCAACGACTTCATTGCGCAGTGCGAAGTAATTGGCCGGGTCGCCGCCGGCTTCCCGCCAGAAAGCGCGGTGCACGTCGAGACGCAGTTCCCATGCGAAGCTTTCGTCGGACGAATCTATGACCATGCAGGCGCCGTCGCACGGCATGCCGTCGAGCATGAGGCTGTCCATGGCATTGAACAAGGCGCTCGGCCGCGACTCTTCCACAGCGGTTTCAGCCCCGAAGGCGAAGGCGGCTCGCTTCATGTCCTCCAAGCGTTCTGCATCCTGCTTCAGAAGCTTCGTCACAAGAGCGGCATAGCGGGATTCGGCATCCTCGATTTTGCCCAGCAGCCAGCCATGGATGTTCGCCAGATCGATGATCGTTTCGAGCGGCCGCGACTCTTCCTTTACATAAGCGGCCGACTCTTCTGCGCTCATCCAACCTTTTTCAATGGCAAGATTGGCAATCGTCTTCGTCAGCTTTTCCTGTGACTGGATTTTCTCATACATGCGAAAATGAATCGGCCCTAAAAATGCACTCATTGCTCATACCTCCGTAAAAATTAAAGCTACTGTTATATTACACTATTTACGGGGGAAATGTTGTATCATTTCTTACCGAGGATAAATTTATTGGCTATTGTGCAAAGCTTTTTCCAGTGGCAGTGAAAATAGGGCGCGGTTGTGCTATAATGAAAGCATCTTTTATGAAAGCTATTTTGAAGAAAAGGACGATGCAATGATGTTTAAGCAAATCGCGGCTTTTTTTGTCTGTCTTTCGATGTTTTCCGGCGTGTCCGGATGGGCAGGGGCGACGGAGAAGGAGCAAGGTTCCTCCTACGGCGCATGGGTCAAGGATATTTCGGCGGAGAGTCCCGAGCCTGAGAAAGTGCATGCGTCGGAAGTCAAATCTGCCGCTGCCGAAAAGACGGGAGACCCCTACAAGATCATCATCAATGTGGCCGCGCGCTCCCTGGGCGTTTACAAGAACAATGAAAAGATCCGCCTCTATCCTGTGGGATTGGGAAAACTTTCTACGCCGACGCCCGTCGGTTATTTTTCCGTCTTGACAAAGGAGGAAAATCCTACATGGGTCGATCCCGGCGATTCCAAGAACACGATTCCTTCAGGGGAAGGCAATCCTTTGGGCTATCGTTGGATGCAGGTCTGGGGAAACTACGGCATCCACGGCACGAATCATCCCGAATCCATCGGCAGCTACGTCTCCAATGGCTGCATCCGCATGAAGGAGGCCGACGTCGAGGAGGTCTATGATTATGCGAGCGTCGGTACGCCCGTGGAAATCATGTATCAGCGCATCGTCATCGATAAGATCAAGGACAACATGATCGTTTACTATATCTATCCCGATGGTTATGGATATCAGCCGCTTGATGTCGAGACAGTAGCGAAGTGGCTTGCAGGCTACGGCGTGGATAAATTTGAATCCGACGAGGAAATCGAGCGGAAGATCGAACTGTCTGACGGTCAGCCCACATACGTCGCCAGGGTATATAATCTGTCCGTCAACGGAAAATCGATGAGCGACAAAGCTCTGATCAAGGATGACATCGTATATCTTCCGGCAGACAAGATTGCCGAACAGCTCAAGGTGCTTGTGACATGGGATTCCAAGTCTGCCACGTTGGGGACGAAGTACGGCAAGGCGATCGGCTACGAAAAGAAGGGGTCGCTCTTCTTCAACGCGGAAGATGCAGGCGTATTGTTTCACCTGCAGGGCGGTTTGAGCAAGCGCGGCGTCTACGAGCTGACATCTATAAAGGAGACGCCCGCCGCTTCGACGAAGGAGGAAGTCGTCGAGACGAAGGACAGCGTTGAGAGCGAGCCAATGAAGAGCGGCGAGGAAACGGCGGAAAGCGCCAAGACGCAGGAGCGCCGTCCTGTCGCGGCGAGAACGACGCGAATCTATCGCGAAGGACAGGCGGATGCGATGGATTCTGCAAAAAAATGACTCCATATTCGGGAAGCCATCGAAAAAATCCGCCGCGATTTGCAATGAGGTGAGCATTGTTGAGCAAACGATTTATCCTTGTCGACGGCAGCAGTCTTCTTTACCGCGCATTTTATGCGCTGCCGCTTTTGCAGACGGCGGACGGCGCGTACACGAATGCGGTATACGGCTTTGCGAATATGCTGCAGAAGCTGCTGAACGAATATGCGCCTGACTATCTTGCCGTAGCTTTTGACAAGGGGAAGAAGACCTTTCGCAATGAGATGTTTGCGGCGTACAAAGGGACGCGCAAGCCTACGCCGCCCGAGCTTTCGAGCCAGATTCCCATGCTGCACGAGTTTCTTGCCGCGTTGGGTGTGCCATTAATTGAAGAGGCGGGATATGAAGCTGACGACATCTTGGGGACGCTCGCCGTGAAAGCAGCGCGGGAGGACGTGGACGTCCTCGTCGTGACGGGCGACCGCGATGCCTTGCAGCTCGTGCGGGAAAATATCCGTGTGCTATTTACGCGCAAGGGTATGACGGATCTTTTGCTTTACGATGAGAAGCTGTTCTTGGAAGAGTACGGCTTCCCTCCAAAGGGACTCATTGATATGAAGGGCTTGATGGGGGACGCTTCTGACAACATCCCAGGCGTTCCGGGCATCGGCCCGAAGACGGCGAAGAAGCTCCTCATCGATTGCGGCTCCTTGGAAGGTGTCTACGAACGCTTGGCGGAAATCTCGGGTAAGAAGCTCAAAGAAAATCTCGCATCAAATAAGGAAAAGGCCTTTCTGTCCAAAGACTTGGCGACGATTCGCTGCGACATGCCTTTGGCATTTGCCCCCGATTCGTATGTGATGAAACCTAGGGGCGATGAATTGCAGGCTTTTTTCCAACGGTACGAGATGAAATCTTTGGCGACCGCGTTCGCCTCCTTTGCAGCGGCAGACGGAGTGCGGGAAGAAACTGCGCCGGAGCTTTCCCTGCATACGATGGATGATGAAGAAGCCAAAAAAGCCTTTGCAGAAAAAGCGGAAGAACAAGGCTTCTTTTCGATTGCCGCCTGCTTCGAGGGAAAGGTTCCTGACATGGAGGCGCGGCATCTCGTCTTATGCGCGGGGGGCGAGGTTCTGCTCGCTGAAGCGGCGGAATTGGCCTGTTTCTCTTCGTTATTTGAAAAAGAGGACATTCAGAAGATTGTCCATGAATACAAGCCGTTCCTTCATTGCGGCATGGGCTTCACTCCTTGTTTCGATGTTTCTCTTGCTGCATATTTGCTGGCTCCTGCCGCCTCGCAATACGATATGGCAAGCCTCGCAGCTACATACCTTCCTTCTGTGAACGCTGCGGAAGCTGCACGGGAAGGAGCTTTGGGAGCAGCATGGTGTGCGGTGCTGCTAGAAAAGATCTATCCTGTGCTGAAGGAGCGTTTGGAAGAGCAGCAGCTTCTTTCTCTCTATGAGACGATGGAGTTTCCGCTCGTGGAGGTGCTCGCTGCGATGGAGCAGGCAGGCATCTATGTCGATCGGGTGGCCTTGCATGAAAAATCCCGAGAGATTTCCGCCCAGATTGCCCACTTGACAGCGGAGATTTATGATTTGGCGAAGGGCGAGTTCAACATCAATTCGCCCAAG is from Selenomonas sputigena ATCC 35185 and encodes:
- the murQ gene encoding N-acetylmuramic acid 6-phosphate etherase, producing the protein MIDLDRLTTEQRNAATLHIDELSVSDMLRTIHDEDRKVFEAVENALPMIARAVEIIAVRLKKGGRLFYLGAGTSGRLGILDAVECPPTFGTNPELVQGVIAGGMNAVFRAQEGAEDSLTLAQEALRERGLSSSDVLCGIAASGRTPYVVGGLDYARSLGAATIAVACTPGSPIAALADVAITAVTGPEVITGSTRLKAGTAQKIILNMLSTGAMIRLGKVYGNLMVDVKSSNAKLDERARRIVIEATGKSRAEAEEALAKASGSAKLAILMLLANLPAEEAQRQLAAADGYIRRALKGESS
- a CDS encoding L,D-transpeptidase family protein; translation: MFKQIAAFFVCLSMFSGVSGWAGATEKEQGSSYGAWVKDISAESPEPEKVHASEVKSAAAEKTGDPYKIIINVAARSLGVYKNNEKIRLYPVGLGKLSTPTPVGYFSVLTKEENPTWVDPGDSKNTIPSGEGNPLGYRWMQVWGNYGIHGTNHPESIGSYVSNGCIRMKEADVEEVYDYASVGTPVEIMYQRIVIDKIKDNMIVYYIYPDGYGYQPLDVETVAKWLAGYGVDKFESDEEIERKIELSDGQPTYVARVYNLSVNGKSMSDKALIKDDIVYLPADKIAEQLKVLVTWDSKSATLGTKYGKAIGYEKKGSLFFNAEDAGVLFHLQGGLSKRGVYELTSIKETPAASTKEEVVETKDSVESEPMKSGEETAESAKTQERRPVAARTTRIYREGQADAMDSAKK
- the polA gene encoding DNA polymerase I, with amino-acid sequence MLSKRFILVDGSSLLYRAFYALPLLQTADGAYTNAVYGFANMLQKLLNEYAPDYLAVAFDKGKKTFRNEMFAAYKGTRKPTPPELSSQIPMLHEFLAALGVPLIEEAGYEADDILGTLAVKAAREDVDVLVVTGDRDALQLVRENIRVLFTRKGMTDLLLYDEKLFLEEYGFPPKGLIDMKGLMGDASDNIPGVPGIGPKTAKKLLIDCGSLEGVYERLAEISGKKLKENLASNKEKAFLSKDLATIRCDMPLAFAPDSYVMKPRGDELQAFFQRYEMKSLATAFASFAAADGVREETAPELSLHTMDDEEAKKAFAEKAEEQGFFSIAACFEGKVPDMEARHLVLCAGGEVLLAEAAELACFSSLFEKEDIQKIVHEYKPFLHCGMGFTPCFDVSLAAYLLAPAASQYDMASLAATYLPSVNAAEAAREGALGAAWCAVLLEKIYPVLKERLEEQQLLSLYETMEFPLVEVLAAMEQAGIYVDRVALHEKSREISAQIAHLTAEIYDLAKGEFNINSPKQLSAVLFERLDLQPPMGTKKTKTGYSTNAEVLEAMRFDHPILEKILSYRFWTKLQSTYLDSMEGLISPRTKRIHTSFNQTVTATGRLSSSEPNLQNIPVRTEEGRQIRALFEPSDGYDALMSADYSQIELRILAHLSEDKNFLEAFLHGQDIHARTASEVFGVPMEAVTTDLRRKAKAVNFGIVYGISDYGLSKDLHISRQEAADYIASYFAKCSGIKRFIDGVVEKAHKDGFVTTIFGRRRDLPAIKSSNYNQRTLAERMAMNTPIQGSAADIIKLAMIKTHRALQEGGFKSRILLQVHDELVLEIMQNEKEQVAELVRDAMENIVQLSVPLSVDIHTGENWAAAK